The following proteins are co-located in the Triticum aestivum cultivar Chinese Spring chromosome 1A, IWGSC CS RefSeq v2.1, whole genome shotgun sequence genome:
- the LOC123187834 gene encoding putative leucine-rich repeat receptor-like serine/threonine-protein kinase At2g19230, whose amino-acid sequence MAAMKRQDPESVQGRKEFLVEVLMLTVLSQPNFVSLVGFCAQGDKRLLLYELSKVGHGLRGEATSGSTLHIQENKIKAQIGRTNVDRGGEHHASTYVPKLIDLPLGIALLAAV is encoded by the exons ATGGCGGCAATGAAGCGGCAGGATCCGGAGAGCGTGCAGGGGAGGAAGGAGTTCCTGGTGGAGGTGCTGATGctgacggtgctcagccagcctaACTTCGTCAGCCTGGTCGGCTTCTGCGCGCAGGGGGACAAGCGCCTGCTATTGTACGA GCTTTCAAAGGTGGGGCATGGGCTCAGAGGTGAGGCCACTAGCGGTTCAACTTTGCACATACAAGAAAATAAAATCAAG GCACAAATTGGACGGACAAATGTTGATAGAGGAGGAGAACACCATGCAAGTACGTATGTGCCAAAATTGATAGATTTACCTCTAGGCATTGCATTACTTGCCGCAGTTTAG